The DNA segment CGACGCCTGGCAGGGCCGCCAGCTTGCCGACGGTGGCGATTTCGCGGCTTTGCCAGTCCAGGTTGTCGCGCGCAAAGATGTCGCCGAACAGGTGTGATTTTAGGAACACATCGATGGCCGGTGCAAAGTCAAACAGCGGTCCGGTGACCGGGCCCCCGGCAAGCCGGGTCTGGTTGGCGGTGCCCAGTGCCAGCAGGGCGTCGCCCGTGGGGACGGCACCGGGTTCGCGACCCACGGTGTCTTGCACGCCGCGCTGCCTGCGGGCATCGACCAACTGCATCGGCTCACCCAGGGCGTTCAGGCTGCGTGGAAAGCCGGCATAGGCATAGACCTGCACCAGCGGCTCCTTGGCCTCCTGGATCGGCATGTCGGCGTCCAGCGCCTGCTCCAGTGCCGTGCGAAGTCGGGGCATGTCGCCCACCGCTGCCCACGCCGCGACAGGTGCGATGGCCAGTTGCCGGGCCGTGAGGCTGGTGCCAGAGGAGGTGTGGTGTGTAGTGTGTGGTGGGGTGGTGCATGGGCGTTTCCTGCGCGTGTGTGGTGCCGGCCGATAGCGCCACCATCGATGCCGAGCTGGCCGCGCTGGCGGCATGGCGTGACAAGCCGGCGGGCACGGTGCGGATCTCCACCCACAACCACGCCATAACCACCGTGCTCTGGCCCCGGTTGCTGCCGCTGTTGCATGCCTATCCCGACATCCAGGTGGAGTTTGCGGTGGACTACGCCATGACCGATATCGTGGCCGAGCGCTTTGATGCCGGGGTGCGCTCCGGCAACCAGCTGGACAAGGACATGATTGCCGTGCGCATCAGTCCGGACCTGCGCATGGCGGTGGCGGCATCGCCGGCCTATCTGGAGGGCCGCCAACTGCCGCTCAGTCCCGCTGATCTGACCGGGCACCGCTGCATCTATCTGCGCCTGCCCACCTACGGAGGGCTGTACGCCTGGGAGTTTGAAAAAGGGGGCTAGGCACTGAATGTACGGGTGACGGGGCAGGTCACGGTGAACAACATGTTCTGGCTGCTGCGCGCCGCGCTGGATGGCATGGGGCTGGCCTATGTGCCACTGGATCTGCTGCAGTCCCATTTTGAGCAGGATACCCTGGTGCCGGTGCTGCAGGACTGGTGGCCCAGCTTCCCGGGCTACCACCTGTATTACGCCAACCGCAGGCAACCCTCGCCGGCGCTGACGCTGGTGATCGAGGCCCTTCGGATGGAGAGCCGTTGACGCCATCCCGGAGCCAGCTTGGGCACGTCATGGCTTCGGGCTGCCGGGGCATGCCGCCAGCCTTGGCAGGCAGTGCCCTCCAATGGGGGCTCGGCGGGCCCGGCCAGGGCCGTCGCGCTGCGCCGGTTCAGCCCCCGCTGGCAAATCCCTCCCTCACATGGTTGCAGACACAAAACGGCTGGTTGGCGGGATATCTGCCGCGGCACGGCGAAGGTCGCAGGCGCGCGGCCATACGGCGTGTACAGGCGCATCCGAAGGCCTTCAATGCCTTCTCTGCTTCATCCGAGAGCTTCACCCTTTAACGGGTGCTCGGTGGTCGAGCCTCGGGATGCAAGCCCGGATTGTTGCTTTGGCGTTACAGGCGACCTCGATGGGTTATGGCTATGGCACTAGGTAATCGCTGCACTGCCTATGGGCTGCGGTGTATCGCCTTTCCTGAAGCGCCGCAGGCACAGGCTGCCTTCGGGAGCTCCATCTTCCGAAAAGAGCGATAAACAGGCGCTTAGAAACGCTCAGTTTCAATAGTTACTTTTGAAATACTCTTGGAGATGCGTTATGCCAATCGCGCCAGCGACAGCGGGGTTGGATGACTGTGGGGCGGGCCCGATGCTGCCTTACCGCGCCCTTGAATTCTTTACCTAGCCTGCATTTATCTATGAGCAAAACCATCGCCAAGGCCCAATACCATCTGAACACGCGCAAGGCAGCGCTGCCGCTTCAGGCAGGTCAGGCCAACACCTACAAGGCTGTACCCGGTGAGGCCTATCGCGTTCTCAAGCGTGCAGAGGGTGCAGCCGGTGATGAGTTGGCCAGCGACGTGCTGGCTCAGCGCAGTGGTTCCGATCTGCAGTTGGACTACGCAGACGGCACACGGATCACGCTCCAGGACTATTTCACCGAATGCCGGGGCGATGCTGCGTGCAGTGTGACTCTGGCTGGCGACGCCCCAGAGGGCTGGGAACTGACGGCGGGCGCCAAGGATGGTGCCAGCTTGGCGGATGGCAGCAGTTTGTTGTATGCCCATGGCAGTCCTGAAGCCTTGGCCTCGATGGCGGGCAGTCACCCTGGGCTGGAGCAGCCCCTGGCGGGCCTGCAAGGTAATCTTCGGACCTATCTGCCGCAGGAGTCTTCCGGCATGGGGTGGATTGCCGGAGGTACTGGACTGGGCGCATTGATGGCCTCCGGCGGTGGTGGTGGAGGTGGAGGTGGCGCAACGGCTGCCGTTGCCGTGCAGAACTTCGTCAAGCTCAGCTTTGTGGGCGGCCCGGCGCTGGACGGCAACGATCTGAGCGTGGAGGTCTATAGCGCCGACGGCAAGACCTTGCTGGGGACAGGCAAGCTCGCTGCCGATGGCTCTGTGACTGTGAATGTAAAGGACTACCAGGGGGTCGTGGTGGTCAAGCTGCTCAATACTGGCGGTGCAAACGACTATCTGGATGAAGCGACTGGCCTGGGCAAGGACCTGGGTACCCAGCTGTATTCGATGGGGGTGATCAGCGCCCCCAACTCGACGATCAACCTGAACGTCAATGTGCTTACCACCATTGCCTACGTCAAGGCGCAGGAAGGGGTGGGGGGGACGCCGGACAACCCGGCCGTGCTGAGTGCGCAGCAGGTCTCCGACACAGCCAAGGCTATCAGCGCGGTGTTTCAGATCGAAGATGTGCTCCGCACCAGTGCCGTTGCAACCAATGGTGGCAACTACAACGCTGCCGACGGTCTGAGTGCGGGGGAGAAATACGGATCGGTGCTGGCGGCATTCTCCGGCGCAGACAAGCTGGGGGCTGGCAACGTGCAGCAGACCCTGGACAAGGTGCTGGCGGGTATCACTATCAGTGGTGGCCAGGCTGCCATCACCAATGAGAGTCAGGCGCTGCTGGTCGAGGGCGCCAAGGTCGCGAATGTTCCGGGTGGCTCTTCCAATGATCCGTCGGGTGGCGTCAGCGGCATCGTGGATACGTATGCGCCGGTTTTTTCGAGCTCCGGAACGGCCAGTGTCTACGAACACATTGGTGAAGGTAAGGTGGTGTACACGGCGGTGGCTAGCGATCCCAGTGCCTTTGCCTACAGCCTGGCAGGCGACGATGCGAGTGCCTTCCGCATTGACCCCCAGACCGGGGCCGTGACGCTGATTGGCGACCCGGATTTTGCAACCAAGTCGAGCTACAGCTTCAAGGTAGTGGCCACCGATGCGGCGGGCAATACCAGCAGCCAAGACATCGCGCTGGATGTAAAGCTGGCCGAGCCCATCATTCAAAAACTCGTCGTGGAGTCGGGAAGTTTCAATATCGGGGACGTTGTCACTGCCACCATCACCATCAGTGGAGACAGCGGCGTCCCGCTCTCAAGCATCAGTGGCACGGTTAACGGCTTTGCGCTGGGCAATTTGACGCGTGTCAACAGCACCACGTATACGGCGACGTTCACCGTGTCCTCTGGCGGCGTGGATATCGCCGAAGGGGAGAGCATTCCTGTCTCATTCAGTCTGGGTGACGGAGCCAGCCGAAACACACCGGTATACAACCAGTCCAACAAAGAAGCGCAACCCATTGTCGATAACTCGACCACCAGCTACGAGCTCTACGTCGACTCAGATGCCGATGCGGCAGATATCGTGCGCCTGGGCCTGAACGCCACCCATACCTACAAGGGCGATCTGATTATTTTGCTGGTGGCTCCAAACGGTAGTCAGGTCACCTTGTTTAGCCAGCAGGGCGGAGGTGCCGACGACTTTGTCAACACCTACTTCACAACGGGCGGTGCAAACCTTTCGACTGGCGTTGGCGCTTTCACGGGCAGCTTTGCTCCGGAACAAGGCTTTGACGGTCTGAGCGGCGCTGCACGCGGCACCTGGACATTGGTTGTCAAGGATGTGCAAGCCAGCGACGCGGGCGTGCTTTCCAACTGGAGTCTGACGCTGCCCGATTACACCGGCAGCATGATTGCCACCGAAGGCTCTACGGTCATCGATGCCAACGCGCCGCTGCTGCTCTCCAGCTCGCCCCAGGATGATGCCGAGAGTGCCGTTGCAAGCGCCAACCTGACGCTGACATTTGGGGAGAACATCCAGGCCGGCACCGGCTCGATCCGTATCGTCAACAACGACAATCCCGCGGACACGCGCCTTATCGATATCAACGACGGCACGCAGATCAGCATCAACGGCAAGGTGCTGGTGATCAATCCAAGCAATGACCTGCTGGCAGGGGGCAATTACCACATCGAAATTGACGGCAGCGCATTGCATGATGCCGCGGGCAACAACTATGCGGGCATCAGCAGTTCCGACAGCCTGAATTTCACGGTGGCTGCGGCCGCTGCATCGCAGTTGCTGGTGACGGACGGGGGGGTGTTTGTCGACAGCAATGGCGATGGCATGCTGGATGCAGGAGAGGCCCAACTGATCAGACTGGATCAAGGGCAATGGGTCTACACCGCCGCAGCCACTGGCTCGACCGAACAGACGGCTGGCGCATTGGGCGCAGCCATCGGAATCAATGGACTTCAAGATGGTGCAGGCCATGCGATAGCATTTGCTGATGGCGAGTGGACTGTCACTTTCCTGAGTGTCACGGGGCCGAAGCTGGATCTGGCAGGCTTTGGTGCCGATGACAAGATCGTTGTGGATATGAGTGAAGCGACGGTGTCTGGCAATCAGTTTGCAATGGGCCAGGACCTTGGTGTACTCGAAGAGGGGCGCTGGGTAGGCGATCGCTGGGGATGGGATGACTCAGAGCTTCCATCGGACGCTTGGGGGAAAGTCACCCACTACCCATATGACTACTCTGCAGGAGTCGAAGAGGCGTCGCTAGAAGTGAGTTTGGGGGAGAGCATCACGGCACATTACGAAGTGATCAATCGTCCCGGGGACAACCGGTCTGGTGACATCACTCTGGCGATCAACTTGCCAACAAACTACCTCTACGATTTCTTGCTTCCCGCGGCGGATTGATCAGGGTGAAGCGCTGAATCGGGCAGCTTGGCCAGCCAGTACCAAGCTTGCAATTTCGGCCCCTGCGCGCTTTCGGAGATACGCCCTCCGCAGACATTTGTCTGCGGAGGGCGTTGCCATGATCGACCCCGCTGCCTGTTGAACCAGCGAAAAAGTTGCCAGGTCCATTAGCCAGGCGCATGGCTGACATGGGCAAGGGGGAAGGAGCAACGGCAAGCAGGCCATCGGTTTGCGCGAGCAGCGACAATGAAGGAGTCGTGCAGGGGGAGGCGATCCGAAGTGCCTCCCACTCCTCGCACGGTAAGTGGCGTGCCAAAGGTATATGTACGCAAGGTCCTGGCACCGCATCTCAGACGCACAGCTGCGGTGCGGCTTAGGGCTCTCTGGAGTCATACCTGTGCGAACTTCCTATAGGCCGCGTGCGGGGACTTCCACAGGCAGTGAGCAAGCCCCCGTGGTCGCGATGAGGTCAGCCCACAGCACCGTGCGGCGATCTCCGAGATCCCGTCGGTGCGGTGGTGTCAGACTATCGGTGCATGCATGGCGGCACATGCAACTGCCGGGCGTAAACCGCAGGCACGGGTCTTGGCTGATGGCTTGCAAGTGCAAAAAGCAAGGAGCGCCAACGGGGCGGGGCATGGCTGCATTGTCAGAAAATCTGTCCGGCAGCAGGCATATCGGCTGCGCCTGAGCATGGCCGTGGCTGCATGCACGTGCGTGGACATAGCCATTGAAGGCGCCATCGCCGCTTGGCGCGTGAAGTGATGGCTGTACCGGGGTGGGATCTTCAGGACAACTAGGAGGAGCGGAGATGCGTTCTCGCCTGGGTCCCTCCAATCCCCGTCCGGGAGCAGGAGGCAACAGGGTGAGGCTGCAGTTGCCCGGGAGATGCCGCCGCCCAGGTGCGCAACGCCATCGTGCTAGGCGCCAGCCACCAACGGCTTAAACAGCAAGATCAGGCAAGCTTTCGCCCGCACTTGTGTCCCATCGGTTAGCCGGGGAGCCCTCCAGCTCTGGATCCCTGCAGACAGACAGTGCCCGCTAGCTTCTAGCGTTCTTTGAAGGATTCATTGAGCGTCTTGCGCAGCGGTTTCAGCAGGAAATCCATCAAGGTGCGGTCGCCGGTGCGAATGTCGAGTTGCGCAGTCATTCCTGGCAGTACGTCGAGCGCCCGGCGGGTGCTGCTTACCAAGGGTTGGCCCGGTCCCGATGTTTGGGGGCGCACATGGACACGATAGTAAATTTCCTCCCCGCGTGGGGTGCTTTCTTTGAGGGTGTCTGCGCTGACATAGCTCACTTCGCCTTGCACGGAGCCATAGATGGTGTAGTCGAAGGGGTCAAGCCGCACGGTGGCAGGCAGGCCGACAGTCACCCGCGCAATGTCGGCGGGCAGCACCTTGGCTTCGAGAATGAGGGCATCGTCCTGGGGCACGATCTGCATGATTTCTTCACCTGCCCGTAACACCCCGCCCAGGGTGGTGACCCGTACGTTCTTGACGATGCCTGGGCCTGCGGCGGTGAATATGCTGTCATGTACTTCCTGGCGGCGGCGGGTCATCAGTTGGCTGGCCTGGTTCAGCTCGTCCTCGGCTTTGCTTAAATCTGCGCGTGCGTCTTCCATGAATTTGTTGCGGCGGCCAATCAAACGGGCCTCTGCGTCGTTGAGGCCGCGCTGAGCACGCAGCACTTCGGCGGTGCTGACATCGCCCGAGCTTTGCAGGCCTTCAACGAGTGACAACTCTTTGCGGGCCAGGTCGACAGCGGTCTGCAGTGTGCGCAGGTCTTCCTGCAGGCTAAGTCGACGCTGCTGGAACAGCGCCTGTTCGATAGCAGCCTGCTCGCGCAGACCGGCACTGGCCTGCGTCGGGAAGCGGGGTGTGGCCAAACCAGCAGTTTCTGCACGCAGCCGGGCAATTCTTGCTTGCAGCCCCGTGATACGGGCGTCGACTTCACCGGCGGCGGCTTCGAGGCGTGTGGGATCCAGGCGCGCCAGCACTTGGCCGGCGCGCACTTTATCGCCTTCCTTGACATGCAACTCGGCCAGTACACCACCGTCTACGGACTGGATGATCTGTACCCGGCTGCTGGCAATAACTTCACCGCGCGCCTTAACAGCTTCGTCAATCCGGAAGAACATGGCCCAGGCGACGAAACCGCCCAGAGCCAGCGCAATCGCCCAGACCAAGACTGCAGCGGCGCGACTATTGTGGTAGCTCATGAGCCGGCTGGTGCGCGCGATGTCGGCGCGCTCGTCGTCAAACAGTTCGATGGGCATGCTTATTCCTGCGCTTTGGCAGTATCTGGCCGGATGGTCGGGGTCTGGGCGGGGAACGCCGGCAGTGCTTGCCGCGCAGTGGTCACTTGTACCTGTTCCAGACGCACTGTGGTGGCATGCGGTGCTGGAGCTGCATGGGCTGCGCCGGCGGCGCGTGCCATGAGGCCGGGAATGACCTGGTCTGGGCGGCCATCGCGGCTGATTTCACCTTGCTGCAGCACAATGACACGGGTGGCCAAGCCGATGGCGGTCATGGGGCGGTGGGTAGAGACGATCAGAATGTCTTCGGGCTGCAACTGGGCCTTGAGCTGTTGCCATACGCGGGCCTCCGCATCACCATCCAGCGATGCAGTGGGCTCGTCAAGCAGCCATACACGTGGCCTGGCCATCAATACGCGGGCCATTCCCACCAACTGGCGTTGGCCTCCTGAGAGCCCTTCGCCTCCTTCGCTGATCTCCATGTCCATACCCTGCGGGCTGCCGGCTGCAATCTGATCCAAACCCAGTGCGCTGACAGTTTCCAGCATGGTCGAGTCGCTGACAGCTCCGGACAGTGCGAGGTTGCTGCGCAGTGTGCCCTTGAACAGTTGCACATTCTGTGGAAGGTAGCCCACCTGGGCGCTGACAATCTGAGGATCTATCTCCCAGAGGTCCGCATCGCCCAGGCGCACCCTGCCTTCGCTCGGACGGTACAGGCCGGCTAGGACCTTGAGCAAGGTGGATTTGCCGCCGCCCACAGGGCCCAGCAGCAGAACGCGTTCACCGGAGCGAACATGCAGCTTGGGAATGTTAAGCAGTTGCAGCGGAGAGCCCGGGAATGCGAAGCGCAATTGTTCCACTGCTAGCGCATCCGGCAGCCGGTCGGGCATCAGCAAGGTCTGCTCAACGCGTCGCTCAGGGGTCAATGTCAGCAGTCGGTTCACCATCTGCAGTGATTCGCTGACCTGCTGCCAATGGACCAGATATTGCACCCCTTGGGCGATCGGGGCTATGACGCGGCCCCCCAGAATGGAGCAGGCGATCATTCCGCCCATGGTCAGGTTCCCGGCCTCGACTTGCCAGACGCCGACCACGATGGCAGCCACATAGGCCAGTGTTGACAGACTGCCGGTCGTGGTGCCGCTGAAATGGGCCAGTGCTTTTTGCTGGATGCTGTAGCCAGCGATCGACTGGCTCAACGTTTGCCAATCTTGGGCAAAGCGCCAGCCGGCATTGCTTGCTCGGATGGTTTCGGCGCCGCGGATCGTGTCTACCAGCAGGCCCTGGCGCTCGTTGCTGCGTAGCATCTGTTGGTGTGTCAGGCGGCGTAGCCGCAGTCGGGTGTACAGCCCAAGCAGCACTGCCACAGGCAGCAGGGCTGCATAGACCCAGCCTATATGACCGCCAATCACTCCGATCAGTGCAATGAACAGCAGCGCAAATGGCAGGTCCACCAGACCGAAAATGATGGTTGATGAGAAGAACTGACGCACCGAATCCAGCGCGCCTACCTGCGCAGCCAGTGAGCCCAGGCTGCGTGGCTGCTGGTCCAGTTGAAGTCGCAGCAGATGCTCGTAGACTTGCTGGGACAGGCGTTGATCGGCACCACTGGCCACGCTGTCCAGGATATGGGCGCGCAAGGTCTTGAGCAGCCAATCCAGCCCGATCATCAGCAGCATGCCCACGCTGAGCGTGGCCAGTGTGGCGTAAGCCATGGTGGGTATGACGCGGTCATAGACCTGCATGGCAAAGATCGATGTGGGAATCGAAAGCAGATTGACCATCAGTGTGGCCACGACCACACGTGCGATCCAGCCGCGTTCGCGCAGCAGCTCATGCAGCACCAGGCGCAGTGCCGGATTGCCCTGAGGCTGAGACGTATCGCCGGCTTGGGACTGCGGCTGGCCACGCAGCCAGATCACATGTGCGTCATGCAAAGCGTCTTCAGGGCATTCGCGTGCAGTTGTACCGGCACGGCTCAACAGAAGCTGTCCATTGGCCTGGCGCTCGGCAAGCCACCAGTGCTCCTGCTCCCATATCAAGGCCGGAAGTCGGCGTGGATCCAGGCGTCGCCAGGGAAGTATGGTGACCTGGATGTCCTTGAGGCCTGCATCTGCCAGCAGCTTGCGCAACTGGTACAGAGGGCGTGCCTCGGCGGCGGTGTGCAACACGTGCGCGTGGGCTTGTGCCAGCGCTCCCGGGTTGAAGCTGATACGCAGCTTGCCCAACAGGTCCTGCAGTTCGGTCAGGGATACGGGTTTCATCGGACAGTGATTGTGGTTTCTTGCGGCTGCGTCAGGATGGCCGCAGGCTCGTCGAACCATCCCATACGGGTGGCCAGACGCAGGCTGTTGATGCGCCAGTTGGCCTGTACCTGAGCCTGCTGCATTTGCTGCTCGGTCAGCTCGCGCACCGCATTCAGCACATCCAGCCAGCTTTTGTAGCCCGACTCATACTGGCGGCGGAATGAGGTCAGCGTGTTCTCGAGGGTTGCCACCGATTCGGCGTAGCCAGCCAGCAGCGCTTGATCGGAGGCACGTCGGTCCAGCAACTGCTGCAATTGCACCTGCTGTTCGTGGCGCAATTGCGCCAGATCCTGGCGTGCAGCCTCGACGCGTTCCAATGCGGCCCGCTGCTGCGCCTGGTTGGCCAGGCCCATACCTTCCAAGCTGGCCTGCATGACGATGTTGATCGTTGTGCTGCTGGCTTGATTCGGCAGGCGTGCCACGTGATTCCTTGCGGCTTCCAACAGCACGGTTGGCATGTTGGCGGAGCGTTCGCGCTGCACATCGGCCTCGGCCAGGGCGACCACGGCTTCGCGCAGGCGTATGGCAGCGCTTTGGGCCCACACTTGTTCGCTGATGGCCGGGTCGCTGGGCAGATTGAGAGCAGCGTGAGGGATGGGCAGGTCACTGGCGATGAAGACCTGGGTCAACGCAAAGAGTGCCGCTTCGGCATTGCGCAGATCAGTGCCCGTTGACTCTCGTTGAGAACGAGCTTGCAGCCATCGGGCCTGAGCCATGCTGACATCTACTGCGGAGGCCAGACCGCCATTGGCTCGACGTTGAATCTGCTGCTGCAACTCCTGGTGCCGCTGCACACTGCGTTCTGCGACGGCAAGACGTTCCCTGGCTCCCTGCACGCTGGCATAACTGGCAGCAGTCTCTTCCAGCAGTTGACGGCGTGTGGACCAGGCATCGGCCTGCTGCACCTGGATGTCCTGGTCAGCATAGGCAATTGAGCTGTCGATGCGACCAAAGGCCCAGAGAGGTTGCCTGGCGCTTACCGTAGTGGTGCTGGCTCCGCTGTAGCCTGAGCTTTGGCCGGCGCCAGTTGAGGCGCTGATCGAGGGGTAGCGCGCAGCGCGGGCCGCGTCGGCAGCAGACTCCTTAGAACGTACCTGTGCCTGCTTGCCTGCCAGCGCAGGGTGGTTCCTCAACATGCTGTGCAGTGCCTCTTGCAGACCTGCGGGCTTGCCTACGGAGATTTGGG comes from the Comamonas terrigena NBRC 13299 genome and includes:
- a CDS encoding Ig-like domain-containing protein — translated: MSKTIAKAQYHLNTRKAALPLQAGQANTYKAVPGEAYRVLKRAEGAAGDELASDVLAQRSGSDLQLDYADGTRITLQDYFTECRGDAACSVTLAGDAPEGWELTAGAKDGASLADGSSLLYAHGSPEALASMAGSHPGLEQPLAGLQGNLRTYLPQESSGMGWIAGGTGLGALMASGGGGGGGGGATAAVAVQNFVKLSFVGGPALDGNDLSVEVYSADGKTLLGTGKLAADGSVTVNVKDYQGVVVVKLLNTGGANDYLDEATGLGKDLGTQLYSMGVISAPNSTINLNVNVLTTIAYVKAQEGVGGTPDNPAVLSAQQVSDTAKAISAVFQIEDVLRTSAVATNGGNYNAADGLSAGEKYGSVLAAFSGADKLGAGNVQQTLDKVLAGITISGGQAAITNESQALLVEGAKVANVPGGSSNDPSGGVSGIVDTYAPVFSSSGTASVYEHIGEGKVVYTAVASDPSAFAYSLAGDDASAFRIDPQTGAVTLIGDPDFATKSSYSFKVVATDAAGNTSSQDIALDVKLAEPIIQKLVVESGSFNIGDVVTATITISGDSGVPLSSISGTVNGFALGNLTRVNSTTYTATFTVSSGGVDIAEGESIPVSFSLGDGASRNTPVYNQSNKEAQPIVDNSTTSYELYVDSDADAADIVRLGLNATHTYKGDLIILLVAPNGSQVTLFSQQGGGADDFVNTYFTTGGANLSTGVGAFTGSFAPEQGFDGLSGAARGTWTLVVKDVQASDAGVLSNWSLTLPDYTGSMIATEGSTVIDANAPLLLSSSPQDDAESAVASANLTLTFGENIQAGTGSIRIVNNDNPADTRLIDINDGTQISINGKVLVINPSNDLLAGGNYHIEIDGSALHDAAGNNYAGISSSDSLNFTVAAAAASQLLVTDGGVFVDSNGDGMLDAGEAQLIRLDQGQWVYTAAATGSTEQTAGALGAAIGINGLQDGAGHAIAFADGEWTVTFLSVTGPKLDLAGFGADDKIVVDMSEATVSGNQFAMGQDLGVLEEGRWVGDRWGWDDSELPSDAWGKVTHYPYDYSAGVEEASLEVSLGESITAHYEVINRPGDNRSGDITLAINLPTNYLYDFLLPAAD
- a CDS encoding carboxymuconolactone decarboxylase family protein, translating into MPRLRTALEQALDADMPIQEAKEPLVQVYAYAGFPRSLNALGEPMQLVDARRQRGVQDTVGREPGAVPTGDALLALGTANQTRLAGGPVTGPLFDFAPAIDVFLKSHLFGDIFARDNLDWQSREIATVGKLAALPGVDSQLQAHMRISLNTGLTPSQLQQVVQVMTRQVDAASGARAQAALARQLRMQP
- a CDS encoding ATP-binding cassette domain-containing protein; its protein translation is MVRRACGHPDAAARNHNHCPMKPVSLTELQDLLGKLRISFNPGALAQAHAHVLHTAAEARPLYQLRKLLADAGLKDIQVTILPWRRLDPRRLPALIWEQEHWWLAERQANGQLLLSRAGTTARECPEDALHDAHVIWLRGQPQSQAGDTSQPQGNPALRLVLHELLRERGWIARVVVATLMVNLLSIPTSIFAMQVYDRVIPTMAYATLATLSVGMLLMIGLDWLLKTLRAHILDSVASGADQRLSQQVYEHLLRLQLDQQPRSLGSLAAQVGALDSVRQFFSSTIIFGLVDLPFALLFIALIGVIGGHIGWVYAALLPVAVLLGLYTRLRLRRLTHQQMLRSNERQGLLVDTIRGAETIRASNAGWRFAQDWQTLSQSIAGYSIQQKALAHFSGTTTGSLSTLAYVAAIVVGVWQVEAGNLTMGGMIACSILGGRVIAPIAQGVQYLVHWQQVSESLQMVNRLLTLTPERRVEQTLLMPDRLPDALAVEQLRFAFPGSPLQLLNIPKLHVRSGERVLLLGPVGGGKSTLLKVLAGLYRPSEGRVRLGDADLWEIDPQIVSAQVGYLPQNVQLFKGTLRSNLALSGAVSDSTMLETVSALGLDQIAAGSPQGMDMEISEGGEGLSGGQRQLVGMARVLMARPRVWLLDEPTASLDGDAEARVWQQLKAQLQPEDILIVSTHRPMTAIGLATRVIVLQQGEISRDGRPDQVIPGLMARAAGAAHAAPAPHATTVRLEQVQVTTARQALPAFPAQTPTIRPDTAKAQE
- a CDS encoding HlyD family efflux transporter periplasmic adaptor subunit, whose product is MPIELFDDERADIARTSRLMSYHNSRAAAVLVWAIALALGGFVAWAMFFRIDEAVKARGEVIASSRVQIIQSVDGGVLAELHVKEGDKVRAGQVLARLDPTRLEAAAGEVDARITGLQARIARLRAETAGLATPRFPTQASAGLREQAAIEQALFQQRRLSLQEDLRTLQTAVDLARKELSLVEGLQSSGDVSTAEVLRAQRGLNDAEARLIGRRNKFMEDARADLSKAEDELNQASQLMTRRRQEVHDSIFTAAGPGIVKNVRVTTLGGVLRAGEEIMQIVPQDDALILEAKVLPADIARVTVGLPATVRLDPFDYTIYGSVQGEVSYVSADTLKESTPRGEEIYYRVHVRPQTSGPGQPLVSSTRRALDVLPGMTAQLDIRTGDRTLMDFLLKPLRKTLNESFKER
- a CDS encoding TolC family protein, with translation MNRFFIFITAGFFCCGALSASAQISVGKPAGLQEALHSMLRNHPALAGKQAQVRSKESAADAARAARYPSISASTGAGQSSGYSGASTTTVSARQPLWAFGRIDSSIAYADQDIQVQQADAWSTRRQLLEETAASYASVQGARERLAVAERSVQRHQELQQQIQRRANGGLASAVDVSMAQARWLQARSQRESTGTDLRNAEAALFALTQVFIASDLPIPHAALNLPSDPAISEQVWAQSAAIRLREAVVALAEADVQRERSANMPTVLLEAARNHVARLPNQASSTTINIVMQASLEGMGLANQAQQRAALERVEAARQDLAQLRHEQQVQLQQLLDRRASDQALLAGYAESVATLENTLTSFRRQYESGYKSWLDVLNAVRELTEQQMQQAQVQANWRINSLRLATRMGWFDEPAAILTQPQETTITVR